The Malus domestica chromosome 10, GDT2T_hap1 genome contains a region encoding:
- the LOC103446140 gene encoding transcription initiation factor TFIID subunit 8 → MSPKSKSKSRRKTPKQDQTPTPPFQNPTPPEFQFAIARIAVSQITQSVGFKSTKPSALDTLTHIAVKYIGAVASASASYAAMTNRTKTNVFDLANALHDLQSVQGFQGASALHESGYCVLGSSVLSDLAGFVRRNQETPFARPIPRGEKLGAEEGGTVIPIPRELDSRRGLHVPRWLPALPEVKKAVGKRRNGEELWENVAAGNGGDGGESGSGNGKGICWESGVKSKRGRVRFRIGGGKEEGMGVDLRSVVRRRRKRV, encoded by the coding sequence ATGTCCccaaaatcaaaatccaaatcaCGACGCAAAACCCCAAAACAAGATCAAACCCCAACACCCCCATTCCAAAACCCGACACCACCAGAGTTCCAATTCGCCATCGCCAGGATCGCGGTTTCTCAGATCACCCAATCGGTCGGATTCAAATCCACGAAGCCCTCCGCCCTCGATACCCTAACCCACATCGCCGTCAAGTACATCGGCGCCGTAGCCTCCGCCTCGGCCTCCTACGCAGCCATGACCAACCGCACCAAAACGAACGTCTTCGACCTCGCCAATGCCCTCCACGACTTGCAGTCGGTGCAGGGATTCCAGGGCGCCTCCGCCCTCCACGAAAGTGGATACTGCGTACTGGGTTCGAGTGTTTTGAGCGATCTCGCCGGCTTCGTGAGGCGGAATCAGGAAACCCCGTTCGCCAGACCGATTCCCCGGGGAGAGAAATTGGGTGCGGAGGAAGGTGGGACTGTGATTCCCATTCCGCGGGAATTGGATTCCCGGAGGGGTTTGCACGTGCCGAGATGGCTGCCGGCGTTGCCGGAGGTGAAGAAGGCGGTTGGGAAGAGAAGGAATGGGGAGGAGCTGTGGGAGAATGTGGCGGCCGGAAATGGTGGCGATGGCGGTGAAAGTGGGAGCGGGAATGGTAAGGGGATATGCTGGGAATCGGGGGTAAAAAGTAAGAGGGGGAGAGTGAGGTTTAGGATAGGAGGAGGGAAGGAGGAGGGAATGGGTGTGGATTTGAGGAGTGTGGTGCGTAGACGAAGGAAGAGGGTGTGA
- the LOC103446044 gene encoding vesicle-associated membrane protein 721-like, translated as MGQKALIYAFVARGTVVLAEYTEFSGNFNSIAFQCLQKLPATNNKFTYNCDGHTFNYLVDNGYTYCVVADESSGRQVPIAFLERVKDDFVAKYGSGKAATAAANSLNKEFGSKLKEHMQYCVDHPEEISKLAKVKAQVSEVKGVMMENIEKVLDRGEKIELLVDKTENLHQQAQDFRTVGTKMRRKMWLQNMKVKLIVLGILIALILIIIMSVCHGFNCGK; from the exons ATGGGGCAGAAGGCGCTGATCTACGCGTTCGTGGCGCGAGGGACTGTGGTTCTCGCGGAGTACACGGAATTCAGCGGCAATTTCAACTCCATTGCCTTCCAGTGCCTCCAGAAGCTTCCTGCTACCAACAACAAGTTCACCTACAACTGCGATGGCCACACCTTCAATTACCTCGTCGACAATGGCTACA CATACTGTGTGGTTGCGGATGAATCAAGTGGACGACAAGTACCTATCGCATTTCTGGAGCGTGTCAAGGATGACTTTGTTGCAAAATATGGCAGTGGAAAGGCTGCTACGGCTGCTGCCAACAGCCTGAACAAGGAATTTGG GTCAAAATTGAAGGAGCATATGCAATACTGTGTTGATCATCCTGAAGAAATAAGTAAGCTCGCAAAGGTGAAGGCCCAGGTTTCAGAAGTTAAAGGTGTTATGATGGAGAATATCGAAAAG GTTTTGGATAGGGGGGAAAAGATAGAGCTTTTAGTCGATAAGACTGAGAACCTTCATCAACAG GCACAGGACTTTCGGACTGTGGGGACTAAAATGCGGAGGAAGATGTGGCTGCAGAACATGAAGGTGAAGCTGATTGTTTTGGGAATCCTGATCGCCTTAATCCTTATCATAATCATGTCTGTCTGCCACGGTTTCAACTGCGGTAAATGA